The Chloroflexota bacterium sequence GCAAACGCAGGCATCTACACCTATCACTGCTCGGCGCACCTAGGCATGACGGGACAGGTGCTGGTGCAATCATAGCGCCTCGGCCGATATCGCAAATCGGAGCGTAAAAAAAGGGAGGGACGGGCGACGCCCGTCCTTCCCTTTTTCCGTACCGCTCAACAGAAGGAATCGTTGACAGTCCCGTGTGGGACAACTATCCTGCCCGAATCTGAAGAAAGCGCCGTCCGGGAGTTGCCGTGCCATCGAACGCCAGCCATCACCTCCCCCTCGAAGGCATCCGCGTCGCCGATCTGTCCCTTGTGCTGGCGGGGACCAGCGCCTGCACGCTGCTCTCCGATTGGGGGGCGGAGGTCATCCGCCTAGAGCCGCTGCAGAACTTCCAGCCCAACACGCGCGGCAGGCTGGCGCGGCCGTCCCAAGCCTACCTGGACGCGGCGCACGTGTGGGTGAACGCCTACCCGGATTTCAAACCCGGCAGACGCCCGTGGAACCGCTGGCCGTTCTTCCAAGTCCACGCCCGCAACAAGCTCAGTATGACCTTGGACATGAAATCGCCGGAGGGGCTGGCGATCCTGAAGCGCATCGTCGCCGTCTCGGACATCGTGATCGAGAACAACGTGCCGGAGACGCTGAACAAGCTGGGCATCAGCTATCCCGTCCTCCGCAAGGTGAAGCCGGACCTCATCATGGTGCGGATGCCGGGCTATGGGCTCACCGGGCCCTACGCGAACTACCGGTCGCTGGGGTCGCACCTGGAGGGCACGGCAGGCCATACCTACATCCGAGGCTACGCCGATTCAGACCCAACGACGGTTGAGGACATCTACTTCGGCGATGCCGCCGCCGGGGTGACGGCCTGTTTCGCGGCCATGGCGGCGCTGCACGAGCTGCGCCGCACGGGCAAAGGCCAGCTCATCGAACTGGCGCAAGTGGAGACGGTGGTCTCCTACTTCAGTGATCTGCTGCTCGATTACCAGATGAACAGGCGCGTCGCGAAGCCAGGGGGGAATGACCTCGCCCCCTTCGCGCCGCACAACACCTATCAGTGCAGCGGCGACGACCGGTGGGTCGCCATCGCCGTGAGCAACGACAAGGAGTGGCAGGGCCTGGTGAAGGCGATGGGCAACCCGGAATGGGCGAGTGACGCCAAGTTCTCCACCCAAGCCGGGCGCTTCAAGCGCCGCCGGGAGCTGGACCAGCGCATCACCCAGTGGACGCGCCAACATGAGAACCAGTGGGCGATGGCGCGTCTGCAATCGTTCGGCGTGCCGGCAGGCGTGCTGAACGACGAGCGCGACGCCTATGCCGACCCGCACCTGAACGCGCGGGGCTTCTTTGAGACGCTGACGCACCCGGATACGGGGACGCACCGGTATCCGGGCATCGTGTGGAAGATGGTGAAGACGCCGAACAAGATCCGCACGCCCCCGCCGATGCTGGGCGAGCACAACAAGTACGCCTATGCCGAACTGCTGGGGGTCCCGCCCGAAGAGTACAAGCGCCTGGAGGCGGCGGGGCACATCGGCGACGAGTATCCGCCGCACGTGGCCTAAGGGCGGCTTTCAGCTCATAATAAAAAGAAGGGGCCGCCCTGCAGGGCGGCCCCTTCTTTTTATCTGCGAGAACGGTTATGCCTTGCGGCCAAGGCCCGCAAGGAGCTTGGTCTGGAGGTCGGCGTTGGCGGGCACTTGCACCATGGGCTTGAAGGCTTCACCCGGCGCCTTTGAGAGATTCGCGAAGCCGGGGGACATGGCGGCGTAGCAGGCTTCCACGAGGTTGGCGGGGAGCTTTGTATCCTGTTTGGTGGCCTTGGCCAGGTCCCAACCGTGGATGAGGATATCGTCCGCCAGAATCATCGCGAAGGCGGCGCCGGGCTTCTTCAGTTCGCCGCTGCCGGGCGTTCCACCGAAGACTTTCAGGCCGAAGAGGGGAACACCGGTGATGTGATCCAGGAGCTGCTTCACATTCCACTTCTCACAAGGGGTCGAATCGTTCCTCTGGTTCGGCTTCACGCCTGCGATGTATTTCCGCGTGTGGGCCGCCGCCTGGTCGATCACTGCTATCGGGTCCATCTGTGCCATAGGTCGTCCTCTTTTCTGATAATCGGTACAGGTCCGTGGCTCATTCGAGCTTCGTACAGGATACTCCTGCCGTGCAAGGGGTACGACGATTCGGGGCAAACGGTTCGTTGACAGCCGTTAGACCCGGTTCTACACTCGCGCCACTCTTATCGGGAGGCCGCTATGGGCATGCTGGACGGCAAGGCAGTGGTGATCACAGGCGGAGGGGGACTGCTGGGCTCGGAGTTCGCGAAGGCGATGGCGAAGGAGGGGGCGAAGGTCTTAGTGAACGACATCGTCGCCGAGAACGCCAACGCCGTTGTTGCGGCGATCACCAAGGCAGGCGGCACGGCCCATGCCAACACGCAGGCCGTGGCCGGATGGGAGAGCGCGGGGCGCATCATTGACGATTGTCTCCAGCGGTTCGGGAAGATAGACGCCCTGGTGACCTGCGCCCACAAGACGACGGGCGGGCCGATCTGGGACATGAAAGAGGCGGACCTGGACCTGACGATGAACATCCATGTGAAGGGTCAGTTCGCCTGCGTGCACCACGCAGCCAAGCAGATGATGAAGCAGAAAAGCGGCAGCATCATCACGATGAGCTCC is a genomic window containing:
- a CDS encoding CoA transferase, whose translation is MPSNASHHLPLEGIRVADLSLVLAGTSACTLLSDWGAEVIRLEPLQNFQPNTRGRLARPSQAYLDAAHVWVNAYPDFKPGRRPWNRWPFFQVHARNKLSMTLDMKSPEGLAILKRIVAVSDIVIENNVPETLNKLGISYPVLRKVKPDLIMVRMPGYGLTGPYANYRSLGSHLEGTAGHTYIRGYADSDPTTVEDIYFGDAAAGVTACFAAMAALHELRRTGKGQLIELAQVETVVSYFSDLLLDYQMNRRVAKPGGNDLAPFAPHNTYQCSGDDRWVAIAVSNDKEWQGLVKAMGNPEWASDAKFSTQAGRFKRRRELDQRITQWTRQHENQWAMARLQSFGVPAGVLNDERDAYADPHLNARGFFETLTHPDTGTHRYPGIVWKMVKTPNKIRTPPPMLGEHNKYAYAELLGVPPEEYKRLEAAGHIGDEYPPHVA